Proteins from a genomic interval of Trifolium pratense cultivar HEN17-A07 linkage group LG6, ARS_RC_1.1, whole genome shotgun sequence:
- the LOC123888859 gene encoding uncharacterized protein LOC123888859, translated as MPNFPFKIFTTYTTLNLVPPCFYLGNNLMRSFSLTVKDMIFSMINFVASVSTMHLVFGSTLTFQPAVISLINTRKSQVIWLNHHTTTIEAIFNKKTTKRLSTLLSEARKKVAKDPSKPLLWLAGNSYPLLCLR; from the exons ATGCCCAATTTTCCCTTCAAAATATTCACAACTTATACAACTCTGAATCTTGTTCCACCATGTTTCTATTTAG GTAACAATTTGATGCGCAGTTTCTCTTTAACTGTTAAAGATATGATATTCTCGATGATAAATTTTGTTGCATCGGTATCTACAATGCACTTGGTCTTTGGATCTACATTGACATTTCAACCGGCTgtgatttctttgattaataCTCGTAAG TCACAAGTAATCTGGCTAAATCATCACACAACGACTATTGAggcaatattcaacaaaaaaactaCCAAACGTCTATCGACCTTACTTTCTGAAGCAAGAAAAAAGGTCGCAAAGGATCCATCAAAACCACTACTCTGGCTCGCTGGTAATTCATACCCTCTCTTATGCCTCAGATGA
- the LOC123888860 gene encoding MYB-like transcription factor EOBII — protein MDKKECNSSHQDPDVRKGPWTMEEDMILINYIANHGEGVWNSLAKSAGLKRTGKSCRLRWLNYLRPDVRRGNITPEEQLLIIELHAKWGNRWSKIAKHLPGRTDNEIKNYWRTRIQKHIKQAENSQQQSSSDIQINDNDNQIGSTSQISAMPEPMDINIISPPSYQGMLEPFPNQFPTISDQSSCCTNDNNYWSMEDLLSLQLLNGD, from the exons atggaCAAAAAAGAGTGCAATTCTTCTCATCAAGATCCTGATGTACGAAAAGGACCATGGACTATGGAAGAAGACATGATCTTGATCAATTATATTGCAAATCATGGTGAAGGTGTTTGGAACTCCTTGGCAAAATCTGCTG GTCTTAAACGTACCGGAAAGAGTTGTAGACTCCGTTGGCTAAACTATCTTCGACCGGATGTTAGACGAGGAAATATTACACCCGAGGAACAACTCTTAATCATTGAACTTCATGCAAAGTGGGGAAACAG GTGGTCCAAAATCGCGAAACATCTACCGGGGCGAACCGATAATGAGATAAAGAATTATTGGAGGACTAGGATTCAGAAACATATCAAGCAAGCTGAGAATTCACAACAACAAAGTTCTTCTGATATTCAAataaatgataatgataatcaAATAGGAAGCACTAGTCAAATTTCAGCCATGCCCGAGCCAATGGACATAAATATTATCTCACCACCCTCTTACCAAGGAATGTTGGAACCATTTCCAAATCAATTTCCTACAATTTCTGATCAATCAAGCTGTTGTACCAATGACAATAACTATTGGAGCATGGAAGATCTCTTGTCATTGCAATTACTAAATGGAGATTAA